From one Culex quinquefasciatus strain JHB chromosome 3, VPISU_Cqui_1.0_pri_paternal, whole genome shotgun sequence genomic stretch:
- the LOC119770150 gene encoding uncharacterized protein LOC119770150, with protein sequence MLPFNLHPTLIWAIAFCCLCVTMYLCTFRSYLKGVKGPISQLASSMPLSNFTPKVRNSAVTIFVIDVEAAKMGQDHVLQGSPATLNMEAILKSQKVKPFDSASSELAQSDSLTNLLLCDEKSDSLRL encoded by the exons ATGCTACCGTTCAATTTGCATCCCACCCTGATATGGGCTATCGCGTTCTGCTGTCTTTGCGTAACG ATGTACCTCTGCACCTTTCGATCATATCTCAAAGGAGTCAAGGGACCGATCTCACAGCTTGCCTCAAGCATGCCACTCTCAAATTTCACACCGAAAG TGCGCAATTCGGCAGTTACAATCTTTGTGATAGACGTTGAAGCAGCCAAAATGGGGCAGGACCACGTGCTCCAGGGCAGTCCTGCAACGCTCAACATGGAAGCGATACTCAAATCGCAGAAGGTGAAACCATTTGACAGTGCTTCCAGTGAGTTGGCTCAGTCGGACAGTCTGACAAATTTGCTTCTGTGTGACGAAAAATCGGATTCGTTAAGGCTTTAG
- the LOC6043933 gene encoding zinc transporter ZIP11: MIQGYGPVTQALLGTLLTWGLTAAGSGMVIFLRGNQRKSLDISLGFAAGVMIAASFWSLLAPAIELAESSNMYGSKGEFSFIPVAIGFLLGAVFVYGTDRVISFLGINSPTMMIALTHTNKDKADIAIDDQVSTLEHGRSSYAGVAPNPADNSLAIGMESFADCLNAQHGNVSRKRRKGSESQKEQSLYTNATQSQIDAQLSQWKRIILLVVAITVHNIPEGLAVGVSFGAIGTTDSATFEAARNLAIGIGIQNFPEGLAVSLPLHAAGFSLFKSFWYGQLSGMVEPIFGVLGAVAVSLASIILPYALSFAAGAMIYIVADDILPEAHASGNGLLATWGTVAGFVVMMCLDVGLG, from the exons ATGATCCAAGGCTACGGTCCGGTGACGCAGGCCCTGCTCGGCACCCTGCTTACGTGGGGCCTCACGGCGGCCGGTTCCGGCATGGTGATCTTCCTGCGCGGCAATCAACGCAAATCGCTGGACATTTCGCTGGGGTTCGCCGCCGGTGTGATGATCGCGGCCAGTTTCTGGTCGCTGTTGGCACCGGCCATTGAGCTGGCGGAGAGTTCCAATATGTACGGGAGTAAGGGCGAGTTTTCGTTCATTCCGGTGGCAATTGGGTTTTTGCTGGGGGCCGTGTTTGTTTACGGGACGGATCGGGTCATTTCGTTTTTGGGGATTAACAGTCCGACGATGATGATCGCGTTGACGCACACTAACAAGGACAAGGCGGATATTGCGATTGATGATCAGGTTTCGACGCTGGAGCATGGTCGGAGTTCTTACGCGGGGGTTGCTCCGAATCCGGCGGACAATTCGTTGGCGATTGGGATGGAGAGCTTTGCGGATTGTTTGAACGCCCAGCATGGTAATGTTTCGAGGAAGCGCAGGAAGGGCAGCGAATCGCAGAAGGAACAATCGCTTTATACGAACGCCACCCAAAGCCAGATCGATGCCCAGTTGTCCCAGTGGAAGCGAATCATCCTGCTGGTGGTGGCCATCACGGTGCACAACATTCCCGAGGGTCTGGCCGTGGGAGTGAGCTTTGGAGCGATTGGAACGACGGATTCGGCTACGTTCGAAGCGGCCCGCAATCTGGCCATCGGAATCGGCATTCAGAACTTTCCCGAGGGACTCGCCGTAAGTCTGCCGTTGCACGCGGCCGGATTCTCGCTGTTCAAGAGCTTCTGGTACGGACAGCTGTCCGGTATGGTGGAGCCGATCTTCGGTGTGCTCGGAGCCGTGGCCGTGAGCTTGGCCAGCATCATCTTGCCGTACGCGCTGTCGTTTGCGGCTGGAGCCATGATCTACATCGTGGCGGATGATATCTTGCCGGAAGCGCATGCTAG TGGAAACGGTCTCCTGGCGACCTGGGGAACCGTGGCCGGCTTCGTGGTAATGATGTGTCTGGACGTTGGACTCGGGTAA
- the LOC6043932 gene encoding retinol dehydrogenase 12 yields the protein MISLPYLALYSFLGLVGFRLLRLFIEGGQYRKRTRCDGKVVLITGANTGIGKETARDLLKRGAKVYLACRSLEKANQAKQELVAETGYPDVHVRQLDLSSLKSVREFAAKFLAEEPRLNILINNAGVMACPKALTEDGFEQQLGVNHLGHFLLTNLLLDRLKSCAPSRIVNLSSLAHRYGTINRQDLNSERSYNQVTAYCQSKLANVLFTGELARRLEGTGVTAYAVHPGTVNTELPRHMGSLFFLFEHKFIKPILSLAFKTPRSGAQTSLYAALDPSLLRESGKYYADCGPRTPSKEALDKDTAKWLWDMSEKMTGLASKSS from the exons ATGATTTCCCTTCCATACCTCGCGTTGTACTCATTTCTCGGGCTGGTGGGCTTCCGACTGTTGAG GTTATTCATTGAGGGAGGCCAATATCGCAAGCGAACCCGTTGCGATGGAAAGGTGGTCCTGATCACTGGGGCCAACACCGGAATCGGAAAGGAAACGGCCCGCGATCTACTGAAAAGAGGTGCAAAGGTGTACCTGGCATGTCGATCGCTGGAGAAGGCCAACCAGGCCAAACAGGAACTGGTGGCCGAAACGGGTTATCCCGATGTTCACGTGCGCCAGCTGGATCTGTCCTCACTGAAGTCAGTCCGGGAATTCGCCGCCAAGTTTCTCGCCGAAGAACCCCGTCTGAATATTCTAATCAACAACGCCGGAGTGATGGCCTGTCCGAAGGCCCTCACCGAGGACGGGTTCGAGCAGCAGCTTGGGGTGAACCACCTTGGGCACTTCCTCCTCACAAACCTCCTCCTGGATCGGCTCAAATCGTGTGCCCCCAGTCGGATCGTGAATCTGTCCAGTCTGGCGCACCGGTACGGTACCATAAACCGGCAGGACCTGAACAGCGAACGGTCGTACAACCAGGTGACGGCCTACTGCCAGAGCAAGCTGGCCAACGTGCTGTTTACGGGGGAACTGGCCAGGCGACTTGAGGGCACCGGCGTGACGGCGTATGCG gTCCATCCCGGCACGGTGAACACCGAGCTTCCACGACACATGGGATCTTTGTTCTTCTTATTTGAACA CAAATTTATCAAGCCAATTCTTAGCTTGGCGTTCAAAACCCCCCGTTCTGGAGCCCAAACTAGCCTGTACGCGGCCTTGGACCCCAGCCTGCTTCGTGAAAGTGGAAAATACTACGC tgattgTGGACCCCGAACACCGAGCAAGGAAGCTCTGGACAAAGATACGGCCAAGTGGCTGTGGGATATGAGCGAAAAGATGACTGGACTTGCGAGCAAGTCTTcctaa